The following proteins are co-located in the Pyxidicoccus trucidator genome:
- a CDS encoding STAS/SEC14 domain-containing protein gives MGAVWTLGPHKMWFEEPDTVRMVTVGVYDMKLMEESNALVRELKLRYPTIYIITDSRQGSGMSADVRKALGENPDLLPYAGSVMFGTSFAMRTMVNMMIRAQELLGVKGSIPFAMVATEEEAKAWVAAQREAARAAKQAS, from the coding sequence ATGGGAGCAGTGTGGACGTTGGGCCCGCATAAGATGTGGTTCGAGGAGCCGGACACGGTGCGCATGGTCACCGTCGGCGTGTACGACATGAAGCTGATGGAGGAGTCGAACGCGCTCGTGCGGGAACTCAAGCTTCGCTACCCTACGATCTACATCATCACGGACTCGCGGCAGGGCAGCGGGATGTCGGCGGACGTCCGCAAGGCCCTGGGTGAGAACCCGGACCTGCTGCCCTACGCCGGCTCGGTGATGTTCGGCACCAGCTTCGCCATGCGGACCATGGTCAACATGATGATTCGGGCGCAGGAGCTGCTGGGGGTCAAGGGAAGCATCCCCTTCGCCATGGTGGCCACCGAGGAGGAGGCGAAGGCCTGGGTCGCCGCACAGCGCGAAGCGGCTCGCGCGGCGAAGCAGGCTTCCTGA
- a CDS encoding STAS domain-containing protein — protein sequence MSAQSKPQAQLSIDPARIGRIIDVLSMISVGEYSAERTTIPIDDIDELASLEETLNVFVRELATTRREHEAAVTRLATSHREMEEKLSTIERQREAIRDLSTPIIELWDDILTLPIVGVVDTQRSVEMTERLLHRIVQGKARCVIIDITGVEVVDTMTANHFIKMVNAARLLGAYCVVTGISPLIAQTLVQIGVDLREVKTLGSLKEGLRECFLYLRQHAGTTPTQQR from the coding sequence ATGAGCGCCCAGTCCAAGCCGCAAGCCCAGCTGTCCATCGACCCCGCGCGCATCGGCCGCATCATCGACGTGCTGTCGATGATCTCCGTGGGTGAGTACTCCGCCGAGCGGACCACCATCCCCATCGACGACATCGACGAGCTCGCCTCGCTGGAGGAGACGCTCAACGTCTTCGTGCGCGAGCTGGCCACCACGCGCCGCGAGCACGAGGCGGCGGTGACCCGCCTGGCGACGAGCCACCGGGAGATGGAGGAGAAGCTCTCCACCATCGAACGGCAGCGCGAGGCCATCCGGGATTTGTCCACGCCCATCATCGAGCTGTGGGACGACATCCTCACCCTGCCCATCGTCGGCGTGGTGGACACGCAGCGCTCGGTGGAGATGACCGAGCGGCTCCTGCATCGCATCGTCCAGGGGAAGGCCCGCTGCGTCATCATCGACATCACCGGCGTGGAGGTGGTGGACACGATGACGGCCAACCACTTCATCAAGATGGTGAACGCGGCGCGGCTGCTGGGAGCGTACTGCGTGGTGACGGGCATCAGCCCGCTGATTGCCCAGACGCTGGTCCAGATTGGCGTGGACCTGCGCGAGGTGAAGACGCTCGGCAGTCTGAAGGAAGGCCTGCGGGAGTGCTTCCTCTACCTGCGCCAGCACGCGGGCACGACGCCGACTCAGCAGCGCTGA
- a CDS encoding STAS domain-containing protein: MSQFVPQVAPRPERDTARIPIIPLWGNLIVPLQGDITDAQAAQLCSDVLRDIQRTGARGMVVDISGLWLVDSHLCAVLARLAASARLMGTRTVLCGMGADVALTLQSMGIQLEGVETALGLEEGLLLLGVQVLGGRNASAEREASLKLADEMLGLSPSAPPKSAA; this comes from the coding sequence ATGAGCCAGTTCGTTCCGCAGGTGGCCCCCCGTCCCGAGCGCGACACCGCGCGCATTCCCATCATCCCCCTGTGGGGGAACCTCATCGTCCCCCTCCAGGGCGACATCACCGACGCCCAGGCCGCGCAGCTGTGCTCGGACGTGCTGCGCGACATCCAGCGCACCGGCGCGCGCGGCATGGTGGTGGACATCTCCGGCCTCTGGCTGGTGGACAGCCACCTGTGCGCGGTGCTCGCGCGGCTGGCCGCCTCGGCCCGGCTGATGGGCACCCGCACCGTGCTCTGCGGCATGGGCGCGGACGTGGCCCTCACCCTGCAGAGCATGGGCATCCAGCTCGAGGGCGTGGAGACGGCGCTGGGCCTGGAGGAGGGCCTGCTGCTGCTCGGCGTCCAGGTGCTGGGCGGGCGCAACGCCTCCGCCGAGCGAGAGGCCTCCCTGAAGCTGGCTGACGAGATGCTCGGCCTGTCCCCCTCCGCCCCCCCGAAGTCCGCCGCCTGA
- a CDS encoding SpoIIE family protein phosphatase produces MRLAVAHQSRPKPGEVENGDVALVRQDGAHTLLAVVDALGHGPVAARVAADAVRCLADLPLNAGVEPLLEALHAALRHGRGAAIMVGLFDGQTLRCCGVGNVELRTRGTRVPVIPTPGIVGQPIRSLRTVSAVMAPGDRLVFFSDGLSSRLDLEQAQKLPPPEACALLLERYARPTDDATVMVADVEIA; encoded by the coding sequence GTGAGGCTGGCTGTCGCCCACCAGTCCCGTCCCAAGCCAGGCGAGGTGGAGAACGGCGACGTGGCGCTGGTGCGGCAGGACGGGGCGCACACGCTGCTGGCCGTCGTGGACGCGCTGGGCCACGGCCCGGTGGCGGCGCGAGTGGCGGCGGACGCGGTCCGCTGCCTGGCGGACCTGCCGCTGAACGCGGGGGTGGAGCCGCTGCTGGAAGCGCTGCACGCGGCCCTGCGGCACGGACGGGGCGCGGCCATCATGGTGGGCCTGTTCGACGGGCAGACGCTGCGCTGCTGTGGCGTGGGCAACGTGGAGCTGCGCACGCGGGGCACCCGGGTGCCGGTGATTCCCACGCCCGGAATCGTGGGCCAGCCCATCCGCTCGCTGCGCACCGTCTCGGCGGTGATGGCGCCCGGAGACCGGCTCGTCTTCTTCAGTGACGGGCTGAGCTCCAGGCTGGACCTGGAGCAGGCCCAGAAGCTTCCGCCCCCCGAGGCCTGCGCGCTGCTATTGGAGCGCTACGCCCGCCCGACAGACGACGCTACCGTGATGGTGGCGGACGTGGAGATTGCATGA
- a CDS encoding ATP-binding protein, translating to MSRGSMCAELLRVLQQFMSETAARLVLRGTLEPLRLSLESVNASELPRVIEALEPATRHFVDPARRPQLAALLRTLTAPPGPAATASKPAMAPAEVRATTYLVRTESDASHARLAARSLCETLGGRGYECQKVATAVSELARNQIAYAGGGTIQLAPEQTPRRLLRVRAEDQGRGIPDLERVLSGTYRSKTGMGLGLLGVKRLADRFDVRTGPSGTQVDFEVWL from the coding sequence GTGAGCAGGGGCTCGATGTGCGCGGAGCTGTTGCGCGTTTTGCAGCAGTTCATGTCGGAAACGGCGGCGCGGCTCGTGCTCCGCGGGACGCTGGAGCCACTGCGGCTGTCGCTGGAGTCGGTGAATGCCTCGGAGCTGCCTCGCGTCATCGAGGCGCTGGAGCCCGCCACGCGGCACTTCGTCGACCCCGCCCGCCGGCCGCAGCTGGCCGCGCTGCTCCGCACGCTGACCGCGCCCCCGGGGCCCGCCGCTACCGCGTCGAAGCCGGCCATGGCCCCCGCGGAGGTGCGGGCCACCACCTATCTCGTGCGCACGGAGTCGGACGCCAGCCATGCGCGGCTCGCGGCGCGCTCGCTGTGCGAGACGCTGGGCGGGCGCGGCTACGAGTGCCAGAAGGTGGCCACGGCGGTGAGCGAGCTGGCGCGCAACCAGATTGCGTATGCCGGCGGGGGCACCATCCAGCTCGCCCCCGAGCAGACGCCGCGGCGGCTCCTGCGCGTGCGCGCGGAGGACCAGGGCCGTGGCATCCCCGACCTGGAGCGTGTGTTGTCCGGCACGTACCGCAGCAAGACGGGCATGGGCCTGGGGCTGCTGGGCGTGAAGCGGCTGGCGGACCGGTTCGACGTGCGCACCGGGCCCTCGGGCACCCAGGTGGACTTCGAGGTGTGGTTGTGA